The following coding sequences are from one Pseudomonas mendocina window:
- the serS gene encoding serine--tRNA ligase — MLDSKLVRTQLTEIAERLATRGFVLDVARFEALESQRKSVQVRTEQLQAERNSRSKSIGQAKARGEDIAPLLAEVDQMGNDLEAGKRELDAIQSELDNLLLNIPNLPHESVPVGADEDGNVEVARWGTPRSFEFEIKDHVALGEQHGWLDFETAAKLSGARFALLRGPIARLHRALAQFMINLHTGEHGYEEAYTPYLVQAPALQGTGQLPKFEEDLFKIGREDQADLYLIPTAEVSLTNIVAGEILDAKQLPLKFVAHTPCFRSEAGASGRDTRGMIRQHQFDKVEMVQIVEPSKSFEALESMTANAERVLQLLELPYRKLALCTGDMGFSAVKTYDLEVWVPSQDKYREISSCSNCGDFQARRMQARYRNPETNKPELLHTLNGSGLAVGRTLVAVLENYQQADGSIRVPEVLKPYMGGLDVIG; from the coding sequence ATGCTCGATTCCAAACTCGTCCGCACGCAACTCACCGAAATCGCCGAGCGCCTCGCCACCCGTGGCTTCGTCCTCGACGTCGCCCGCTTCGAGGCCCTGGAGAGTCAGCGCAAGTCGGTGCAGGTGCGCACCGAGCAACTGCAGGCCGAGCGCAACAGCCGTTCCAAGTCCATCGGCCAGGCCAAGGCGCGCGGCGAAGACATCGCGCCGTTGCTGGCGGAAGTCGATCAGATGGGCAACGACCTGGAAGCTGGTAAGCGTGAGTTGGACGCTATCCAGAGCGAGCTGGACAACCTGCTGCTGAACATTCCCAACCTGCCGCACGAGTCCGTGCCGGTCGGCGCCGATGAAGACGGCAATGTCGAGGTGGCGCGCTGGGGCACGCCGCGCAGCTTCGAGTTCGAGATCAAGGATCACGTCGCCCTTGGCGAGCAGCATGGCTGGCTGGACTTCGAGACCGCTGCCAAACTCTCCGGCGCTCGTTTCGCCCTGCTGCGCGGGCCCATCGCGCGCCTGCATCGCGCCCTGGCGCAGTTCATGATCAACCTGCACACCGGTGAGCACGGTTATGAAGAGGCTTACACCCCTTACCTGGTGCAGGCGCCGGCACTGCAGGGCACCGGTCAGTTGCCGAAGTTCGAGGAAGACCTGTTCAAGATCGGCCGTGAAGATCAGGCCGACCTGTACCTGATCCCAACGGCGGAAGTGTCGCTGACCAACATCGTTGCCGGCGAAATCCTCGATGCCAAACAGCTGCCGCTGAAGTTCGTCGCCCATACGCCGTGTTTCCGCAGCGAAGCGGGCGCCTCGGGTCGCGATACGCGCGGGATGATCCGCCAGCACCAGTTCGACAAGGTCGAGATGGTACAGATCGTCGAGCCTTCCAAGTCCTTCGAGGCCCTGGAAAGCATGACCGCCAACGCCGAGCGCGTCCTGCAACTGCTGGAGCTGCCGTATCGCAAGCTGGCCCTGTGCACGGGCGATATGGGCTTCTCCGCGGTGAAAACTTACGACTTGGAAGTATGGGTGCCGAGCCAGGACAAGTATCGCGAGATTTCTTCCTGCTCCAACTGCGGCGACTTCCAGGCGCGCCGCATGCAGGCGCGCTACCGCAATCCGGAAACCAACAAGCCGGAACTGCTGCACACGCTCAACGGCTCTGGCCTCGCGGTGGGTCGCACCCTGGTGGCGGTACTGGAGAATTACCAGCAGGCTGACGGCAGCATCCGTGTTCCCGAGGTCCTGAAACCCTATATGGGCGGTCTCGACGTGATCGGCTGA
- a CDS encoding Bax inhibitor-1/YccA family protein — MQERDYALNHSQVEQQEVSSVLRNTYGLLAITLAFSGLVAFISQRANVPYPNIFVVLIGFYGLFFLTAKLRNSSWGLLSTLALTGFMGYTLGPILNRYLGMANGAEVISSAFTMTALVFFGLSAYVLTTRKDMSFLSGFITAGFFVLLGAVVASFFFQISGLQLAISAGFVLFSSACILFQTSAIIHGGERNYIMATISLYVSIYNLFISLLQIFGIMGGDD, encoded by the coding sequence ATGCAAGAGCGAGATTACGCACTCAACCACTCCCAGGTTGAACAACAGGAAGTCAGCAGCGTTCTGCGCAATACCTATGGCCTACTGGCCATCACCTTGGCCTTCAGCGGCCTGGTTGCCTTTATTTCTCAGCGCGCCAACGTCCCCTACCCGAACATCTTCGTGGTGCTGATCGGTTTCTATGGTCTGTTTTTCCTCACCGCCAAGCTGCGCAACTCTTCGTGGGGCCTGCTTTCTACCCTCGCACTGACCGGCTTCATGGGTTACACCCTGGGCCCGATCCTCAACCGTTACCTGGGCATGGCCAACGGCGCTGAAGTCATCAGCTCCGCCTTCACCATGACCGCACTGGTGTTCTTCGGTCTGTCCGCCTATGTGCTGACCACTCGCAAGGACATGAGCTTCCTGAGCGGCTTCATCACCGCCGGCTTCTTCGTTCTGCTGGGCGCCGTGGTTGCGAGTTTCTTCTTCCAGATCAGCGGCCTGCAACTGGCGATCAGTGCCGGCTTCGTGCTGTTCTCCTCGGCCTGCATCCTGTTCCAGACCAGCGCGATCATCCACGGCGGTGAGCGCAACTACATCATGGCGACCATCAGCCTGTATGTTTCGATCTACAACCTGTTCATCAGCCTGTTGCAGATCTTCGGCATCATGGGCGGCGACGACTGA
- a CDS encoding glutathione S-transferase family protein, which translates to MGLLIDGRWHDQWYDTGNSGRFQRESAQRRNWVTADGSAGPSGDGGFKAEAGRYHLYVSLACPWAHRTLILRKLKGLESLIDVSVVSWLMREQGWTFDHNFGSSGDHLDNLNYMHQRYTADDCHYTGRVTVPVLWDKQTDGIVNNESAEIIRMFNSAFDGLTGNGLDFYPEPLREQIDQLNERIYPAVNNGVYRAGFATTQEAYEEAFDELFTMLNELEALLGEKRYLAGEYLTEADIRLFTTLIRFDAVYHGHFKCNLRRIEDYPNLSNWLRELYQWPGIAETVDFTHIKSHYYASHATINPTGVIPKGPLQDFTRSHDRNRLPGKGVFQRKR; encoded by the coding sequence ATGGGCTTGCTGATCGATGGACGCTGGCATGACCAGTGGTACGACACCGGCAACAGTGGCCGCTTCCAGCGCGAAAGCGCACAACGCCGCAACTGGGTAACCGCAGACGGTAGCGCTGGACCAAGCGGTGACGGCGGATTCAAGGCTGAAGCCGGGCGTTATCACCTCTATGTATCCCTGGCCTGCCCCTGGGCCCATCGCACCCTGATCCTGCGCAAGCTCAAAGGCCTGGAATCACTGATCGACGTATCCGTGGTGAGCTGGCTGATGCGTGAACAGGGCTGGACGTTCGATCACAACTTCGGCTCCAGCGGCGACCATCTCGACAACCTGAACTACATGCATCAGCGCTACACCGCCGATGACTGTCATTACACCGGCCGCGTCACCGTACCGGTGCTGTGGGACAAGCAGACTGACGGCATCGTCAACAACGAGTCGGCGGAAATCATCCGCATGTTCAACAGCGCGTTTGATGGCCTGACCGGCAACGGTCTGGACTTCTACCCCGAGCCACTGCGTGAGCAGATCGACCAACTCAACGAGCGCATCTACCCGGCAGTGAACAACGGCGTTTACCGCGCAGGCTTCGCCACCACTCAGGAAGCCTACGAAGAGGCCTTCGACGAACTATTCACCATGCTCAATGAGCTGGAAGCGCTGCTGGGTGAAAAGCGCTATCTGGCCGGCGAATACCTGACCGAGGCGGACATTCGCCTGTTCACCACACTGATTCGCTTCGATGCTGTCTATCACGGGCATTTCAAGTGCAACCTGCGACGCATCGAGGATTACCCGAACCTGTCCAACTGGCTACGCGAGCTGTACCAGTGGCCAGGTATCGCCGAAACGGTAGACTTCACCCATATCAAATCGCACTACTACGCCAGTCACGCCACCATCAATCCGACTGGTGTGATTCCCAAAGGACCACTTCAAGACTTCACGCGAAGTCATGATCGCAACCGGCTACCGGGCAAGGGCGTGTTTCAACGCAAGCGCTGA
- a CDS encoding DUF4124 domain-containing protein — MRYTSLMVISALLCAQSAVAAIYKCTDSTGHTSFSSTPCGGAIASDENRIEAKAANIGGSLGVSEEQKNAWQQEREATTFAPPPSAARSYCKSYSSTTLRTLIVSNSVEPGMDAGSVARSWGEPHAVNGGEPVQWVYRWPQETSYVYFIDNCVWQVEGGYKR, encoded by the coding sequence ATGCGCTACACCAGCTTGATGGTTATTAGCGCCCTACTCTGTGCGCAGTCGGCCGTGGCCGCCATCTACAAATGCACGGACTCAACGGGACACACATCATTTTCCAGCACGCCTTGCGGCGGGGCTATTGCCAGCGATGAAAACCGCATAGAGGCAAAGGCCGCGAATATCGGCGGCTCGTTGGGTGTATCGGAAGAGCAGAAGAACGCCTGGCAGCAAGAGCGCGAGGCAACAACCTTTGCTCCTCCACCGTCGGCAGCCAGAAGCTACTGCAAGTCCTATTCAAGCACGACGCTCAGAACACTGATCGTGAGCAATAGCGTTGAACCAGGGATGGATGCCGGCTCTGTGGCACGCTCATGGGGAGAGCCCCACGCCGTGAACGGCGGCGAGCCTGTGCAGTGGGTTTATCGTTGGCCGCAAGAAACCTCCTATGTGTACTTCATCGACAACTGTGTCTGGCAGGTCGAGGGTGGCTACAAGCGATAG
- the tusD gene encoding sulfurtransferase complex subunit TusD: MKFAIALFAAPHLPASRRALRFAQAALAGGHEIVRLFFYQDGAHSAASNVVTPQDELDLPKEWREFVTRNELDAVVCIAAALRRGVLNAEEAQRYSRPAANLEAPWDLSGLGQLHEAAQQADRLVCFGGS; this comes from the coding sequence ATGAAGTTTGCCATCGCCCTGTTCGCCGCCCCGCACCTCCCTGCTTCTCGCCGTGCACTGCGTTTTGCCCAGGCGGCACTGGCTGGCGGCCATGAAATCGTTCGCCTGTTTTTCTATCAGGATGGCGCGCACAGCGCCGCCAGTAATGTCGTCACCCCCCAGGACGAGCTGGATCTACCCAAAGAGTGGCGCGAGTTCGTCACCCGTAATGAGTTGGACGCAGTGGTTTGCATCGCTGCGGCACTACGACGAGGCGTACTCAATGCCGAAGAAGCGCAGCGTTATTCACGCCCTGCCGCTAATCTCGAGGCACCGTGGGATCTATCCGGGCTGGGCCAATTGCATGAAGCGGCACAGCAGGCCGACCGGCTTGTCTGCTTCGGAGGCTCGTGA
- the cysG gene encoding siroheme synthase CysG: MQFLPLFHKLQDRPVLVIGGGEVALRKARLLSDAGARLRVVAPEIRSELQALAGSDGIFLRGYTSSDLQGVALVIAATDDVPLNAQISTDAQALGIPVNVVDAPALCSVIFPAIVDRSPLIVAVSSGGDAPVLARLIRAKIETWIPATYGQLANLGKRFRERVKQLFPDVQQRRVFWEDVFQGQIAESVFAGKPEEAERLLEARVAGAAPRALGEVYLVGAGPGDPDLLTFRALRLMQQADVVLYDRLVAPAIIELCRRDAERIYVGKRRADHAVPQEQINQLLIDLARQGKRVLRLKGGDPFIFGRGGEEIEQLAAEDIPFQVVPGITAASGCAAYAGIPLTHRDHAQSVRFVTGHLKDGSSNLPWRDLVAPGQTLVFYMGLVGLPAICEQLIAHGRSGATPAALVQQGTTQNQRVFTGTLETLPELVAEHEVHAPTLVIVGEVVTLRDKLAWFEGAQGSV, translated from the coding sequence ATGCAATTCCTTCCGCTGTTTCACAAGCTGCAGGATCGCCCGGTACTGGTGATCGGTGGTGGCGAGGTCGCGCTGCGCAAGGCGCGCCTGTTGAGCGACGCCGGCGCACGTCTGCGAGTGGTCGCCCCGGAGATTCGTAGTGAGTTGCAGGCGCTGGCCGGTTCTGACGGTATCTTTCTGCGCGGCTATACGAGCAGTGATTTGCAGGGCGTGGCCCTGGTCATCGCCGCTACCGACGACGTGCCGCTCAATGCGCAGATTTCCACCGATGCCCAGGCACTGGGCATTCCCGTCAACGTGGTGGATGCGCCCGCGCTGTGCAGCGTGATCTTTCCCGCCATCGTCGACCGCTCGCCGCTGATCGTTGCGGTCAGCAGTGGCGGCGATGCGCCGGTACTGGCACGGCTGATCCGCGCCAAGATCGAGACCTGGATCCCGGCCACCTACGGCCAACTGGCCAACCTGGGCAAGCGTTTCCGTGAGCGGGTCAAGCAACTGTTTCCCGACGTGCAGCAGCGCCGCGTGTTCTGGGAGGATGTCTTTCAGGGGCAGATCGCCGAGAGCGTTTTTGCCGGCAAGCCGGAAGAGGCCGAGCGCCTGCTGGAGGCGCGTGTGGCCGGCGCGGCGCCGCGTGCGCTGGGCGAGGTGTACTTGGTTGGTGCCGGGCCAGGTGACCCGGATCTTTTGACCTTCCGCGCCCTGCGCCTGATGCAGCAAGCCGATGTCGTGCTCTACGACCGCCTGGTAGCGCCCGCTATCATCGAGCTGTGCCGTCGTGATGCCGAGCGCATCTATGTCGGCAAGCGTCGCGCCGATCACGCGGTGCCGCAAGAACAGATCAACCAGTTGTTGATCGACCTGGCTCGTCAGGGTAAGCGCGTCCTGCGCCTGAAAGGTGGCGATCCGTTCATCTTTGGCCGTGGTGGCGAGGAGATCGAGCAACTGGCCGCCGAGGACATTCCCTTCCAGGTCGTGCCGGGCATCACCGCTGCCTCGGGCTGCGCGGCCTACGCGGGTATTCCGCTGACCCATCGCGACCATGCGCAGTCGGTGCGCTTCGTCACCGGGCACCTCAAGGATGGCAGCAGCAACCTGCCGTGGCGGGATCTGGTAGCGCCCGGGCAAACTCTGGTGTTCTACATGGGGCTTGTCGGGCTGCCGGCTATCTGCGAGCAGTTGATTGCCCACGGTCGTTCAGGCGCTACGCCTGCGGCACTGGTGCAGCAGGGCACTACGCAGAATCAGCGGGTATTCACGGGTACTCTGGAAACCTTGCCGGAGCTGGTGGCCGAGCACGAAGTGCATGCGCCGACCCTGGTCATTGTCGGTGAGGTGGTCACTCTGCGTGACAAGCTGGCCTGGTTCGAGGGCGCACAAGGAAGCGTCTGA
- the uvrC gene encoding excinuclease ABC subunit UvrC, producing the protein MSASFDSSAFLATCSGRPGVYRMFDGDARLLYVGKAKNLKKRLSSYFRKTGQAPKTAALVARIAQIETTITANETEALLLEQTLIKEWRPPYNILLRDDKSYPYVFLSDGDFPRLGIHRGAKKAKGRYFGPYPSALAIRESLSLLQKTFLVRQCEDSYYRNRTRPCLQYQIKRCKGPCVGLVSPEEYAEDVRHSVMFLDGRSNALSDELSAGMEKASMALEFERAAELRDQIALLRRVQDQQSMEGGTGDVDIVAVMLNPGGACVHLISVRGGRVLGSKNFFPQVAIEEEGGDVLMAFLGQYYLGNAERDLPSELIVNVQHEDFATLIGAIESLRGRSLSISHRVRGTRARWQQLAVTNAEQALAARLANREHMAERFEALANVLEMDEPPQRMECFDISHSSGEATVASCVVFGPEGPLKSDYRRFNIEGITAGDDYAAMHQALTRRFSKVKDGEGKLPDVLLVDGGKGQLAMAREVLQELAVPDLILLGVAKGTTRKPGLEVLYLNDAEHEFTLPGNSPALHLIQQIRDESHRFAITGHRARRGKARRTSSLEEVAGIGPKRRRELLNHFGGLQELSRASAEEIAKAPGISKKLAELIYATLHSE; encoded by the coding sequence ATGTCCGCATCATTCGATTCGAGCGCCTTCCTGGCGACCTGTAGTGGTCGCCCCGGTGTCTATCGCATGTTCGATGGTGACGCCCGGTTGCTGTACGTCGGCAAGGCCAAGAACCTCAAGAAACGTCTCTCCAGCTATTTCCGCAAAACCGGCCAGGCGCCCAAGACAGCAGCACTGGTCGCACGTATCGCGCAGATCGAAACCACCATCACTGCCAACGAGACCGAGGCGCTGCTGCTCGAGCAGACGCTGATCAAGGAATGGCGGCCGCCGTATAACATCCTGCTGCGTGACGATAAGTCCTACCCTTATGTGTTTCTCTCCGACGGCGACTTCCCGCGCCTCGGGATTCACCGCGGTGCGAAGAAGGCCAAAGGGCGTTACTTCGGCCCCTATCCCAGCGCCCTGGCGATTCGCGAAAGTCTCAGTCTGCTGCAGAAAACTTTCCTGGTTCGCCAGTGTGAGGACAGTTACTACAGGAATCGCACCAGGCCGTGCCTGCAATATCAGATCAAGCGCTGCAAGGGGCCCTGTGTTGGCCTGGTCAGCCCTGAGGAATATGCAGAGGATGTGCGTCACTCAGTGATGTTTCTCGATGGCCGTAGCAATGCACTGAGCGACGAGCTTTCCGCCGGCATGGAAAAGGCGTCCATGGCGCTTGAATTCGAACGAGCCGCCGAGCTGCGCGATCAGATTGCCTTGCTGCGCCGAGTGCAGGATCAGCAGAGCATGGAAGGCGGTACTGGCGATGTCGACATCGTCGCCGTCATGCTCAATCCGGGTGGTGCGTGTGTGCACTTGATCAGTGTGCGTGGTGGGCGCGTGCTGGGTAGCAAGAACTTCTTCCCCCAGGTGGCAATCGAGGAGGAGGGCGGGGATGTGCTGATGGCTTTCCTCGGCCAGTACTACCTGGGCAATGCCGAGCGCGATCTGCCGAGCGAACTGATCGTCAACGTGCAGCATGAGGATTTCGCCACGCTGATCGGGGCCATCGAATCGCTGCGCGGTCGCAGCCTGTCCATCAGTCATCGGGTTCGTGGAACCCGTGCGCGCTGGCAACAACTGGCCGTTACCAATGCCGAGCAGGCACTGGCAGCGCGCCTGGCCAACCGCGAGCATATGGCTGAGCGTTTTGAGGCTTTGGCAAACGTATTGGAGATGGATGAGCCGCCGCAGCGTATGGAGTGCTTCGATATCAGTCACTCCAGTGGTGAGGCGACGGTCGCCTCCTGCGTGGTTTTCGGCCCGGAAGGCCCACTGAAGTCCGATTACCGCCGCTTCAATATCGAAGGTATAACCGCTGGCGACGACTATGCGGCTATGCACCAGGCCCTGACCCGGCGCTTCAGCAAGGTGAAGGATGGCGAAGGCAAGTTGCCCGATGTGCTGCTGGTCGACGGTGGCAAGGGTCAATTGGCAATGGCCCGGGAGGTACTCCAGGAGCTGGCTGTGCCGGACCTGATCCTGCTCGGCGTGGCCAAAGGCACCACGCGCAAGCCTGGCCTCGAAGTGCTGTACCTCAATGATGCCGAACACGAGTTCACCTTGCCGGGCAACTCGCCAGCATTGCACCTCATTCAGCAGATTCGCGATGAGTCGCACCGCTTCGCTATCACCGGTCACCGGGCTCGACGGGGCAAAGCCCGGCGCACCTCGAGCCTGGAGGAAGTGGCGGGCATTGGCCCCAAGCGGCGGCGTGAACTGCTCAATCACTTCGGCGGTCTACAAGAACTGTCTCGCGCCAGTGCCGAGGAAATTGCCAAAGCGCCTGGAATCAGCAAAAAGCTCGCAGAGTTGATTTATGCCACTCTGCACAGCGAGTAG
- the tusB gene encoding sulfurtransferase complex subunit TusB: MATLHILSHSPFADSRLASCLRLLGAHDAVLFCGDAVYALQPGTANLQALQLMPTSVALYALDEDLSARALKAPERTQVVDYPGFVELCTRYAKVNSWL; the protein is encoded by the coding sequence ATGGCCACCCTGCACATCCTTTCCCACTCGCCGTTCGCCGATAGCCGCTTGGCCAGTTGCCTGCGCCTGTTAGGCGCCCATGATGCAGTACTGTTCTGCGGCGATGCGGTCTACGCACTGCAACCCGGCACCGCCAACCTGCAAGCGCTGCAATTGATGCCTACCAGTGTCGCGCTCTACGCATTGGACGAAGACCTCAGCGCACGCGCCCTAAAGGCGCCCGAGCGCACACAGGTGGTGGACTATCCAGGGTTCGTCGAGCTGTGCACCCGCTACGCAAAGGTCAACAGCTGGCTATGA
- the tusC gene encoding sulfurtransferase complex subunit TusC, producing MSKSLLIISRQAPWSGPGAREALDIALAGGAFDLPIGMLFLDDGVFQLNSGQQPGQLQQKDLGANLQALPMFGVEDLYVSQRSLAERGLSDTELNLAVQRLDDAALTALLDRYDQVITL from the coding sequence GTGAGCAAGTCACTATTGATCATCAGCCGCCAGGCGCCCTGGAGCGGCCCTGGCGCACGTGAAGCGCTGGATATCGCGCTGGCTGGCGGCGCCTTCGATCTGCCGATCGGCATGTTGTTTCTCGACGATGGCGTTTTCCAGCTGAACTCCGGACAGCAACCCGGCCAGTTGCAGCAGAAAGATCTTGGCGCGAACCTCCAGGCCCTGCCGATGTTCGGCGTAGAGGATCTGTACGTCAGCCAGCGCAGCCTGGCCGAACGTGGCCTGAGCGACACAGAACTGAATCTGGCGGTACAGCGACTCGACGACGCAGCGCTGACCGCCCTCCTCGATCGTTATGACCAGGTGATCACCCTCTGA
- a CDS encoding glycosyl transferase family protein, whose translation MNLITPAEHPFAQFVRILGKGKRGARGLTREEAREAMGMLLDDKVEDTQLGAFLMLLRHKEESAEELAGFTEAIRPRLCAPAIQVDLDWPSYAGKKRHLPWYLLAAKALAASGVRIFMHGGGAHTAGRMYTEQLLEQLCIPCCNDWQAVAKALDEQGLAYSYLGNWMPALQRMIDLRNTLGLRSPIHSLARVINPLGARCGLQSIFHPGYQAVHREASRLLGDHAIVIKGEGGEIEVNPDGACHLHGTLDGEDWDEEWPALSAQRHVKPERLDPAVLGAFWHGEHDDAYGRLAVIATMATALRGLGLAREEAFQQAQQRWDARFQSNQPIS comes from the coding sequence ATGAATCTGATCACACCTGCCGAACACCCTTTCGCCCAGTTCGTACGCATTCTCGGCAAGGGCAAGCGCGGCGCACGCGGGCTGACCCGTGAAGAAGCCCGCGAAGCCATGGGCATGTTGCTCGATGACAAGGTCGAGGACACCCAACTCGGCGCCTTTTTGATGCTGTTGCGACACAAGGAAGAGAGTGCCGAGGAGCTCGCCGGCTTCACCGAAGCCATCCGCCCAAGACTCTGTGCTCCTGCCATTCAGGTCGATCTGGATTGGCCCAGCTATGCCGGCAAGAAACGTCACCTGCCCTGGTACCTACTGGCGGCCAAAGCCCTGGCCGCAAGCGGCGTTCGTATCTTCATGCATGGCGGCGGTGCGCATACCGCCGGGCGCATGTATACCGAGCAGTTGCTGGAGCAACTGTGCATCCCGTGCTGCAATGACTGGCAGGCAGTGGCAAAAGCACTTGATGAACAGGGCCTGGCTTACAGCTACCTGGGCAACTGGATGCCGGCGCTCCAGCGCATGATCGACCTGCGCAACACACTAGGCTTGCGCTCGCCCATCCATTCTCTGGCACGGGTAATCAACCCGCTCGGCGCCCGCTGCGGGCTGCAAAGCATCTTCCACCCTGGTTATCAGGCCGTGCATCGCGAAGCCAGTCGCCTGCTGGGTGATCACGCCATCGTGATCAAGGGCGAAGGTGGCGAGATCGAGGTCAACCCGGACGGAGCGTGCCATCTCCACGGCACGCTCGATGGCGAGGACTGGGATGAAGAATGGCCCGCACTGTCAGCGCAGCGCCATGTCAAACCTGAGCGACTCGACCCTGCCGTGCTGGGCGCCTTCTGGCATGGAGAGCATGATGATGCATACGGTCGACTGGCAGTGATCGCTACCATGGCCACCGCGCTGCGTGGGCTGGGCTTGGCTCGCGAAGAGGCGTTCCAGCAGGCCCAGCAGCGCTGGGATGCACGCTTTCAATCTAATCAGCCGATCAGTTAA
- a CDS encoding TusE/DsrC/DsvC family sulfur relay protein yields MSPLNVAGHEITLDKDGYLVDLQDWSRPVAEALAAAEELQLSDEHWEILELLRAFYDEFQLSPANRPLIKYVALKLGTDKGNSMHLNRLFKGTPAKLAAKLAGLPKPTNCL; encoded by the coding sequence ATGAGCCCCCTTAACGTCGCTGGGCATGAAATTACCCTGGACAAGGACGGCTATCTGGTCGACCTGCAGGATTGGTCACGCCCCGTAGCCGAGGCGCTAGCCGCAGCAGAAGAGCTGCAGTTGAGTGACGAACACTGGGAAATCCTCGAACTGCTACGTGCCTTCTACGACGAGTTCCAGCTATCGCCAGCCAATCGCCCGCTGATCAAGTACGTGGCTCTGAAACTGGGCACGGACAAAGGTAACAGCATGCACCTCAATCGCCTGTTCAAGGGCACGCCCGCCAAACTCGCTGCCAAACTCGCTGGCCTGCCGAAACCGACCAATTGTCTATGA
- the uvrY gene encoding UvrY/SirA/GacA family response regulator transcription factor codes for MIRVLVVDDHDLVRTGITRMLADIDGLQVVGEACTGEESLLKVRELKPDVVLMDVKMPGIGGLEATRKLMRSHPDIKVVAVTVCEEDPFPTRLLQAGAAGYLTKGAALDEMVQAIRLVFAGQRYIDPQIAQQLALKSFQPQNNGSPFDLLSEREIQIALMIANCHKVQNISDKLCLSPKTVNTYRYRIFEKLSITSDVELALLAVRHGMVDAVN; via the coding sequence TTGATTAGGGTGCTGGTAGTAGACGACCACGATCTGGTTCGCACGGGCATCACTCGTATGCTCGCTGACATCGATGGTCTGCAAGTCGTAGGTGAGGCCTGCACCGGCGAAGAGTCCCTGCTCAAGGTGCGTGAACTCAAGCCCGACGTGGTGTTGATGGACGTCAAGATGCCCGGCATCGGCGGTCTTGAAGCTACTCGCAAGCTGATGCGCAGTCATCCTGATATCAAGGTTGTCGCGGTCACGGTGTGCGAGGAGGATCCTTTCCCGACCCGCCTGCTGCAAGCAGGCGCTGCTGGCTACCTGACCAAGGGCGCCGCGCTCGATGAAATGGTTCAAGCTATTCGCCTGGTATTCGCCGGCCAGCGCTACATCGACCCGCAAATTGCTCAGCAACTGGCACTGAAGTCCTTCCAGCCGCAGAACAATGGTTCACCCTTCGATCTGCTGTCCGAGCGCGAAATCCAGATCGCTCTGATGATCGCCAACTGCCACAAGGTGCAGAACATCTCGGACAAGCTGTGTCTGTCGCCGAAGACGGTCAACACCTACCGCTACCGTATCTTCGAGAAGCTCTCCATCACCAGCGACGTCGAGCTGGCTCTGCTTGCGGTACGCCATGGCATGGTTGACGCCGTTAACTGA
- the pgsA gene encoding CDP-diacylglycerol--glycerol-3-phosphate 3-phosphatidyltransferase — MNIPNLLTVLRVLLIPVFILLFYLPFSWSYWAASAVFAIAAFTDWLDGYLARRWEQGTPFGAFLDPVADKLMVAVALVLLAAEHSNLWLTLAAAIIIGREIVVSALREWMAELGARAHVAVSNLGKWKTAAQMVALVILLANPPVFTFWVILGYALLVIAAVLTLWSMLQYLLAAWPHLSTTSEKK; from the coding sequence ATGAATATCCCCAACTTGCTAACCGTGCTCAGGGTTCTACTGATCCCGGTCTTTATCCTGCTGTTCTATTTGCCGTTCTCCTGGAGCTATTGGGCTGCCAGCGCGGTATTCGCCATCGCTGCATTCACCGACTGGCTTGACGGCTACCTGGCACGTCGCTGGGAGCAGGGCACTCCCTTCGGTGCCTTCCTGGATCCGGTGGCGGATAAACTGATGGTAGCGGTGGCTCTGGTGCTGCTGGCAGCCGAGCATTCCAATCTATGGCTGACGTTGGCTGCGGCGATCATCATCGGCCGCGAAATCGTGGTGTCCGCTCTGCGTGAATGGATGGCCGAGCTGGGTGCGCGTGCGCATGTAGCAGTATCCAATCTGGGCAAGTGGAAAACCGCGGCGCAGATGGTGGCGCTGGTCATCTTGCTGGCTAATCCGCCCGTTTTCACCTTCTGGGTCATCCTAGGTTATGCCCTGCTGGTGATCGCTGCGGTGCTGACCTTGTGGTCGATGCTGCAGTACCTGCTGGCCGCCTGGCCGCACCTCAGCACGACCTCGGAAAAGAAATAA